One Epidermidibacterium keratini DNA segment encodes these proteins:
- the gcvT gene encoding glycine cleavage system aminomethyltransferase GcvT: MSDRRSPLHERHVGLGAKLADFGGWLMPIEYGGGGVLAEHQAVREAVGIFDVSHLGKAQVSGPGAAAYVNATLSNDLGKIEPGAAQYTLCCDDATGGVVDDLIAYLNGPDDVFLVPNAANTAEVVRRLQVQAPDGVSITDQHEDFGVIAVQGPRSAELLAQLGLPTDHDYMAFERAELDGVPLTVCRTGYTGEHGYELVVPWDDATKVWDTLLAQGAEYGARAAGLGARDTLRTEMGYPLHGQDLSLEITPNQARSGWAVGWKKPQFWGKDALTAEKESKPARLLRGIKGADRRSIPRPGMKLIDADGNEVGVVTSGTFSPTLKVGIGLALVARESGLGEGDQVAVDIRGRSAAMEIVKPPFVQPHVR; this comes from the coding sequence ATGAGCGATCGACGATCTCCTTTGCACGAGCGACATGTCGGGCTCGGCGCCAAGCTCGCCGACTTCGGCGGATGGCTCATGCCGATCGAGTACGGCGGTGGCGGCGTACTCGCCGAGCACCAGGCCGTGCGGGAGGCCGTCGGGATCTTCGACGTCTCGCACCTCGGCAAGGCGCAGGTCAGCGGCCCCGGAGCGGCCGCCTACGTCAACGCGACACTGTCCAACGACCTCGGCAAGATCGAGCCCGGCGCCGCGCAGTACACCCTGTGCTGTGACGATGCGACCGGTGGTGTGGTCGACGACCTGATCGCGTATCTCAACGGCCCGGACGACGTCTTCCTCGTGCCCAACGCCGCTAACACCGCCGAGGTCGTGCGCCGGTTGCAGGTGCAGGCGCCCGACGGCGTCAGCATCACCGACCAGCACGAGGACTTCGGGGTCATCGCTGTGCAGGGCCCCCGCTCGGCTGAGCTGCTCGCACAGCTCGGGCTGCCGACCGACCACGACTACATGGCCTTCGAACGGGCCGAGCTCGACGGCGTACCGCTGACCGTGTGCCGCACCGGCTACACCGGCGAACACGGCTACGAGCTCGTGGTCCCGTGGGACGACGCGACCAAAGTGTGGGACACGCTGCTGGCGCAGGGTGCAGAGTACGGCGCCCGCGCCGCCGGTCTCGGAGCGCGCGACACGTTGCGCACCGAGATGGGATATCCCTTGCATGGTCAGGATCTTTCGCTTGAGATCACGCCCAACCAGGCGCGCTCGGGTTGGGCAGTCGGGTGGAAGAAGCCGCAGTTCTGGGGCAAGGACGCGCTGACCGCGGAGAAGGAGTCCAAGCCGGCGCGGCTGCTTCGCGGAATCAAGGGCGCCGACCGGCGCAGCATCCCGCGTCCGGGAATGAAGCTGATCGACGCCGACGGCAACGAGGTCGGCGTGGTCACCAGCGGCACGTTCTCACCGACGCTGAAGGTCGGGATCGGGCTTGCGCTCGTCGCTCGCGAGTCCGGGCTCGGCGAGGGCGATCAGGTCGCTGTCGACATCAGAGGACGCTCTGCCGCAATGGAGATCGTCAAACCGCCGTTCGTGCAGCCGCACGTGCGCTAG
- a CDS encoding leucyl aminopeptidase gives MTDLAVTDRDLTKLKIDAAIIGTVSNDDELEFAPGADQIASDALREALTTAGATGAEGEVVKVATFGAIGVPVVIAVGLGDASDEYDDDTVRKAAGAAIRATKGMSHVAVTLPLVNGGDGVSLVQPVGEGVALGAYRFDAYKSEQPKASELPAKKASLLVGNARTAAVKNALARAVKISEAVAIARDFINTPPNDLYPDSFAQRAKAFATQAGIKVEILDERKLTTGAYGGILAVGGGSDRKPRLLRLSWAPTGVKRGTPTVALVGKGITFDSGGISLKPGPKMDLMKTDMSGAAAVIAATLLIAALELPIKVTATVPLAENLPSGSAYRPADVITHRGGKRSEILNTDAEGRVVLADAIARACEDHPDYLIETSTLTGAQVVALGDRTAGVMGSDEFRDRVVEAADRVGEAAWAMPLPKDVRDGMKSATADIANIGAGPGGMLAGGHYLKEFVEDDVQWAHIDIAGPSNNGGDAYGYVVKGGTGVPVRTILETVEDILAHG, from the coding sequence TTGACTGACCTGGCCGTCACCGACCGCGACCTCACCAAGCTGAAGATCGACGCCGCCATCATCGGCACCGTCTCGAACGACGACGAGCTGGAGTTCGCGCCCGGCGCGGACCAGATCGCCTCCGACGCGCTACGTGAGGCACTCACGACCGCCGGTGCGACCGGCGCCGAGGGCGAGGTCGTGAAGGTCGCGACGTTCGGCGCGATCGGCGTACCCGTCGTGATCGCAGTCGGCCTCGGCGACGCTTCTGATGAGTACGACGACGACACCGTGCGCAAGGCGGCTGGCGCCGCAATCCGTGCCACCAAAGGGATGTCGCACGTCGCGGTCACCTTGCCGCTGGTCAACGGCGGCGACGGCGTCAGCCTCGTGCAGCCCGTCGGTGAGGGTGTCGCGCTCGGCGCCTACCGCTTCGATGCCTACAAGTCAGAGCAGCCGAAGGCCAGCGAGCTGCCGGCCAAGAAGGCCTCGCTCCTCGTCGGAAACGCCCGCACAGCAGCGGTGAAGAACGCGCTCGCTCGCGCGGTCAAGATCTCCGAGGCGGTGGCGATCGCCCGCGACTTCATCAACACCCCGCCGAACGACCTCTACCCCGACTCGTTTGCCCAGCGCGCCAAGGCATTTGCGACCCAGGCAGGTATCAAGGTCGAGATCCTGGACGAGCGCAAGCTGACGACCGGCGCGTACGGCGGCATCCTCGCCGTCGGCGGCGGCAGCGACCGCAAGCCTCGGCTGCTGCGCCTGAGCTGGGCTCCGACGGGAGTCAAGCGCGGCACCCCGACCGTCGCGCTCGTCGGCAAGGGAATCACCTTTGACTCCGGCGGCATCTCGCTGAAGCCGGGCCCGAAGATGGACCTGATGAAGACCGACATGTCCGGTGCCGCAGCGGTTATCGCCGCGACGCTGCTGATCGCGGCGCTTGAGCTGCCGATCAAGGTCACCGCCACCGTGCCTCTCGCGGAAAACCTGCCCAGCGGCTCGGCCTACCGTCCGGCCGACGTCATCACCCACCGCGGCGGCAAGCGCTCGGAGATCCTCAACACCGACGCCGAGGGCCGCGTCGTACTCGCCGACGCCATCGCGCGCGCCTGTGAGGACCACCCCGACTACCTCATCGAGACCTCGACGCTCACCGGCGCACAGGTCGTGGCGCTCGGCGACCGCACCGCCGGCGTGATGGGCTCTGACGAGTTCCGCGACCGCGTCGTCGAAGCGGCCGACCGCGTGGGTGAGGCGGCATGGGCAATGCCGCTGCCGAAGGACGTGCGCGACGGCATGAAGTCAGCGACCGCCGATATCGCCAATATCGGTGCGGGCCCTGGCGGCATGCTCGCCGGCGGGCACTACCTCAAGGAGTTCGTCGAGGACGACGTCCAGTGGGCACACATCGATATCGCGGGGCCGTCCAACAACGGCGGCGATGCCTACGGCTATGTCGTCAAGGGCGGTACCGGCGTACCGGTCCGCACGATCCTCGAGACGGTCGAAGACATCCTGGCTCACGGCTAG
- a CDS encoding oxidoreductase, with the protein MDINVRRVRRRNTTAGTPMGLLDRFSKRGNGSLDRGASKDDERHLREFVQTRAGVEAYVEPQTNVTSMTVVLIAADGEWTRRRVTDAATMRKLGEKWKIPVYDAARTGYPQRMRDWSERNKR; encoded by the coding sequence ATGGATATCAACGTGCGGCGGGTCCGCCGTCGCAACACAACCGCAGGGACACCGATGGGTTTGCTCGACCGCTTCAGCAAGCGTGGCAACGGCAGCCTTGATCGCGGTGCGAGCAAGGACGACGAGCGGCATCTCCGCGAGTTCGTGCAGACTCGCGCTGGAGTCGAGGCGTACGTCGAGCCACAGACCAACGTGACGTCAATGACCGTCGTACTCATCGCCGCCGACGGCGAGTGGACGCGCCGCCGGGTCACCGACGCCGCAACCATGCGCAAGCTGGGCGAGAAGTGGAAGATCCCGGTCTACGACGCCGCTCGCACCGGATATCCCCAGCGCATGCGGGACTGGAGCGAGCGCAACAAGCGCTAG
- the sucB gene encoding 2-oxoglutarate dehydrogenase, E2 component, dihydrolipoamide succinyltransferase — translation MTVSVTLPELGESVTEGTVTRWLKSEGDTVTVDEPLLEVSTDKVDTEIPSPASGVLQKIVVAEDETVDVGTELAVIAEEGEDAGGSDDSSSTSEPEQPEQADEPEQAEEPAAEPEQEQPAPAEEPEEQQAAPAAEEAPAASSDDDTSDDSGSGDDAQSSGGQSGGGAASGTEVELPELGESVTEGTVTRWLKQVGDEVSVDEPLVEVSTDKVDTEIPSPAAGTLLEIRVQEDETVDVGTVLAVIGDSSAKADLADSPVPSTEAPVESEAPADKDETPAEPEQPVDDKPEEPEQTEPEQPVREEPVQTETTAQQPSQEPTQAPAESQSQSQPAEAAQADRPQPGKSDASASTESGDSKSESREDSAAYVTPLVRKLAAEHGVDLNSLSGTGVGGRIRKQDVLDAAEKAKAPAEPAKEAAPAASESAPAAAKSASAPAKAETSGKRGTVEKLSRLRRLIATRMVESLQDAAQLTTVVEVDVTRVAQLRDRVKRDFEAREGVKLSFLPFFALAAVEALKAYPVVNSTIDLDEGTITYPAAEHLGVAVDTERGLVVPVIHNASDLNLAGLARKIADLAERTRSQKIAPDDLTGGTFTLTNTGSRGALFDTPIINQPQSAILGTGAVVKRPWVVQDEDFGEIIAVRSIVYLALSYDHRVVDGADAARFLTAMKERLEGGNFEQDLGI, via the coding sequence ATGACGGTCTCGGTTACATTGCCCGAACTAGGTGAAAGTGTCACCGAAGGCACCGTGACGCGGTGGCTGAAGTCCGAAGGCGACACGGTCACTGTCGACGAGCCCCTTTTGGAGGTCTCGACCGACAAGGTAGACACCGAGATCCCCTCGCCCGCATCCGGCGTACTGCAGAAGATCGTCGTTGCCGAAGACGAAACCGTCGACGTCGGCACCGAGCTCGCGGTGATCGCTGAAGAGGGCGAAGATGCCGGCGGTTCGGACGATTCGTCGAGTACGTCGGAGCCCGAGCAGCCTGAGCAGGCCGACGAGCCTGAGCAGGCTGAGGAGCCCGCGGCGGAACCAGAGCAGGAGCAGCCCGCTCCCGCCGAGGAACCCGAAGAGCAGCAGGCCGCCCCCGCGGCCGAGGAGGCTCCGGCGGCAAGCAGCGATGACGACACGTCCGACGACTCCGGCTCCGGTGACGATGCGCAGTCCAGCGGCGGACAGTCCGGCGGCGGCGCGGCCAGCGGCACCGAGGTCGAGCTTCCCGAGCTCGGCGAGTCAGTCACCGAAGGCACCGTCACCCGCTGGCTGAAGCAGGTCGGCGATGAGGTTTCCGTCGACGAGCCGCTGGTCGAGGTCTCCACCGACAAGGTCGACACCGAGATCCCCTCACCGGCCGCCGGCACGCTGCTGGAGATTCGCGTGCAGGAGGACGAGACGGTCGACGTCGGCACCGTGCTCGCCGTGATCGGCGATTCCAGCGCTAAGGCAGACCTGGCCGACTCTCCTGTGCCTTCCACCGAAGCGCCGGTCGAGTCCGAAGCGCCTGCGGACAAGGACGAGACGCCCGCCGAGCCCGAGCAGCCGGTAGACGACAAGCCCGAAGAGCCAGAGCAGACCGAGCCAGAGCAGCCGGTGCGCGAGGAGCCGGTGCAGACCGAAACCACCGCGCAGCAGCCCTCGCAAGAACCGACTCAAGCGCCGGCCGAGTCGCAGTCACAGTCGCAGCCTGCGGAAGCTGCGCAGGCCGACCGGCCGCAGCCCGGGAAGTCCGATGCCTCGGCATCGACTGAGTCAGGTGACTCGAAGTCGGAGTCGCGCGAGGACTCGGCGGCGTACGTCACGCCGCTGGTGCGCAAGCTCGCCGCCGAGCACGGTGTCGACCTGAACTCCCTCAGCGGCACCGGCGTCGGCGGTCGCATCCGCAAGCAGGACGTGCTGGACGCTGCGGAGAAGGCCAAGGCGCCGGCCGAGCCGGCGAAGGAAGCCGCTCCCGCCGCGTCCGAGTCGGCACCGGCAGCGGCGAAGTCGGCCAGCGCGCCGGCCAAGGCCGAGACGTCCGGCAAGCGCGGCACTGTCGAGAAGCTGTCGCGGCTGCGCCGGCTGATCGCCACCCGCATGGTCGAGTCGTTGCAGGACGCCGCGCAGCTCACCACGGTGGTCGAGGTCGACGTCACCCGCGTCGCGCAGCTGCGTGATCGGGTCAAGCGCGACTTCGAGGCACGCGAAGGTGTGAAGCTCAGCTTCCTGCCGTTCTTCGCACTGGCCGCGGTGGAGGCGCTCAAGGCCTACCCGGTCGTCAACAGCACGATCGACCTGGACGAGGGGACGATCACCTACCCCGCGGCCGAGCACCTGGGCGTCGCCGTCGACACCGAGCGCGGCCTCGTCGTACCGGTGATCCACAACGCCAGCGACCTCAACCTCGCCGGGCTCGCGCGCAAGATCGCCGATCTCGCCGAGCGGACCCGCTCTCAGAAGATCGCTCCGGACGACCTGACCGGCGGCACGTTCACGCTGACGAACACCGGCAGCCGCGGCGCCCTGTTCGACACGCCGATCATCAACCAGCCGCAGAGCGCGATCCTCGGCACCGGCGCTGTCGTCAAGCGCCCGTGGGTCGTGCAGGACGAAGACTTCGGCGAGATCATCGCCGTACGCTCGATCGTCTACTTGGCGCTGTCCTACGACCACCGCGTCGTCGATGGCGCCGATGCTGCGCGCTTCCTCACCGCGATGAAGGAGCGCCTGGAGGGCGGCAACTTCGAGCAGGACCTCGGGATCTAA
- a CDS encoding serine/threonine-protein kinase codes for MRDSFAGYYRTGESVRRGVGWELYRGAGVRGEAVWLLRLDGAGEQTQAIRRRADWLREQDWSLTAPHALAPDGADLVTITDASGISPIAERSDWSAAQALRCTASGCAALQAMHEVGLVHGHLDAWLVDAGADGSAAIRGFAELAAVGGPADQREDLRALGRVLRHAFISLELPTAVAGALAGLARGDRSLAEVADLARSALPTDPREIAPDPREVALDPRETDAADGADHRERDLVATLRSGTGTTIASPAPRVSRTRSAGQHPRHAAGSSRDRFARMLLPSAVLALIALVAVVWMNDRADESASTPSSQATSTQADLSESTSGSQPTSDEAQLTDRLYELYAARSAAISQSDRAQLAAIYAPGAAMLAQDEALIGQLASDGAQLDGFQIELVSIEQLESDVTTATAQVTDRIPAFEIIAIGGARTVVAGRESASTELTLVLGDTGWVISSAVRV; via the coding sequence ATGAGGGACTCCTTCGCAGGTTACTACCGGACCGGTGAGTCGGTGCGTCGCGGAGTCGGGTGGGAGCTCTACCGCGGCGCTGGCGTGCGGGGTGAGGCCGTGTGGTTGCTTCGACTCGACGGGGCTGGCGAGCAGACGCAGGCGATCCGGCGCCGGGCCGACTGGCTGCGCGAGCAGGACTGGTCGCTGACCGCGCCGCATGCCCTGGCGCCTGACGGCGCCGACCTGGTGACCATCACTGACGCGAGCGGCATCAGCCCGATCGCCGAGCGGTCGGACTGGTCGGCGGCTCAGGCGCTCCGATGCACGGCATCGGGATGTGCTGCGCTGCAGGCGATGCACGAGGTCGGTCTCGTCCATGGGCATCTCGATGCGTGGCTCGTCGACGCCGGTGCCGACGGTAGCGCGGCGATCCGCGGATTTGCCGAGCTCGCTGCGGTGGGCGGCCCGGCTGACCAGCGCGAGGACCTCCGCGCGCTGGGCCGGGTGTTGCGGCACGCATTCATCAGCCTCGAGCTGCCCACCGCGGTTGCTGGTGCGCTGGCTGGTCTCGCGCGCGGTGACCGTTCACTCGCGGAGGTCGCCGACCTCGCCCGCTCCGCCCTCCCCACCGATCCGAGAGAAATTGCGCCCGATCCGAGAGAAGTTGCGCTCGATCCGAGAGAAACAGACGCTGCCGACGGTGCGGACCACCGCGAACGCGACCTGGTGGCGACGCTGCGCTCGGGCACCGGCACCACCATCGCTTCACCCGCGCCACGCGTGAGTCGGACCCGGTCTGCCGGGCAACATCCGCGGCATGCCGCTGGGTCCTCGCGCGACCGGTTCGCACGAATGTTGCTGCCCAGCGCCGTACTCGCCCTCATCGCGTTGGTTGCGGTGGTCTGGATGAACGACCGGGCCGACGAGTCGGCGAGTACGCCGTCCTCGCAGGCGACGTCAACGCAGGCAGACTTATCGGAATCGACGTCAGGGTCGCAACCGACTAGCGACGAGGCGCAGCTGACCGATCGCCTCTACGAGCTGTACGCCGCACGGTCGGCGGCCATCAGCCAAAGCGACCGCGCGCAGCTCGCCGCAATCTACGCACCCGGCGCGGCGATGCTCGCCCAGGATGAGGCGCTCATCGGCCAGCTTGCCTCGGACGGAGCCCAGCTCGACGGCTTCCAGATCGAGCTGGTGAGTATCGAGCAGCTCGAGTCCGATGTCACCACCGCGACCGCCCAGGTCACCGACCGGATTCCGGCGTTCGAGATCATCGCGATCGGCGGCGCGCGGACGGTGGTCGCTGGTCGGGAGAGCGCGAGCACCGAGCTCACCCTTGTGCTGGGCGACACCGGCTGGGTGATTTCGTCAGCGGTGCGGGTCTAG
- the lipB gene encoding lipoyl(octanoyl) transferase LipB, with the protein MVTPELSTASTALDVRRLGLIDYQDAWDLQRELLPQVARGDIPDTVLLLEHPSVYTAGKRTTKAERPPAGVRVIDVDRGGRITWHGEGQLVGYPLVRLAERLDVVRYVRVLEQVLIDTCAEYGVTAERVEGRTGVWVRGEPTWRKIAAIGVRVAQGVTMHGFALNCDPDLTKFGSIIPCGITDADVTSLSRELGRDVPIAEVIDGVARRLAAAIRTDLVFAAASPPQSER; encoded by the coding sequence GTGGTCACCCCCGAGTTATCCACAGCCTCGACCGCCCTGGATGTACGCCGCCTCGGGCTGATCGACTACCAGGACGCATGGGACCTTCAGCGCGAGCTGCTCCCCCAGGTCGCCCGCGGCGACATCCCCGACACGGTGCTGCTGCTTGAGCATCCGTCGGTCTACACCGCAGGCAAGCGCACCACCAAGGCCGAGCGCCCACCTGCCGGCGTACGCGTCATCGACGTCGACCGCGGCGGACGGATCACCTGGCACGGCGAAGGACAGCTCGTCGGCTACCCGCTCGTGCGCCTGGCCGAACGGCTCGACGTGGTGCGCTACGTCAGAGTCCTCGAGCAGGTGCTGATCGACACCTGCGCCGAGTACGGCGTGACCGCAGAACGCGTCGAGGGACGCACCGGAGTGTGGGTGCGCGGCGAGCCTACGTGGCGCAAGATCGCCGCTATCGGCGTACGCGTGGCACAGGGCGTGACGATGCACGGGTTCGCGCTGAACTGCGACCCCGACCTCACCAAGTTCGGCTCGATCATCCCGTGCGGGATCACCGATGCTGACGTCACGTCGCTGAGTCGCGAGCTCGGTCGCGATGTGCCGATCGCGGAGGTCATCGACGGCGTCGCACGTCGGCTCGCCGCGGCGATCCGCACCGACCTCGTCTTCGCCGCCGCCTCCCCACCGCAATCCGAACGTTAA
- a CDS encoding MarR family winged helix-turn-helix transcriptional regulator, producing the protein MTRQRMDHIDEMIESWAGTDPELDASPLQVAGRVLRLAAVLRARIDEALDPFGLSYGDFDVLNTLRREGGTLSPTRLAEAALITSGAMTTRLNRLEARGLVRRTPDAADRRSMPISLTPQGKRLARRALDAVLAVDRALIAPLSAPQQASITSGLRTMLRAAEQ; encoded by the coding sequence ATGACGCGGCAACGCATGGACCACATCGACGAGATGATCGAGTCGTGGGCAGGCACGGATCCAGAACTAGATGCCTCGCCGCTGCAGGTCGCTGGTCGGGTGCTGCGGTTAGCGGCGGTGCTGCGGGCGCGAATCGATGAGGCGTTGGATCCTTTCGGCCTGAGCTACGGAGACTTCGACGTACTCAACACGCTGCGCAGGGAAGGCGGGACGCTCAGTCCGACCCGGCTCGCCGAAGCGGCGCTGATCACCAGCGGCGCTATGACCACCCGGCTGAACCGGCTCGAAGCGCGCGGGCTGGTCCGGCGTACTCCGGATGCAGCTGACCGTCGTTCGATGCCGATCTCGCTCACGCCTCAGGGGAAGCGGCTGGCCCGTCGAGCACTGGATGCCGTGCTGGCGGTCGATCGTGCGCTGATCGCACCGCTCAGCGCGCCTCAGCAGGCTTCGATCACGAGCGGTCTTCGGACTATGCTCCGGGCGGCCGAGCAATAA
- a CDS encoding DUF6506 family protein — MRTVVIYEGPEIDPVDTGEVRIIASPHDLLVQRAIEEYAGGADRIELCGAVGPLPQAAILDAIPTAAVGAVLYGFESLDNIAAYKTAYAAGEKLQDAFLYLDRDAPATGRRQARGDTTFVAVPDSAAAGQVAEELAAGGVTLFELYAGLGPHDAAAVWRGAARVRSDVAVGLATYPSPLA; from the coding sequence ATGCGAACGGTTGTTATCTACGAAGGCCCAGAGATCGATCCCGTCGACACCGGCGAGGTGCGGATCATCGCCAGCCCGCACGATCTACTCGTCCAGCGCGCGATCGAGGAGTACGCCGGCGGCGCAGACCGGATCGAGCTATGCGGCGCCGTCGGCCCCCTCCCTCAGGCCGCGATCCTGGACGCCATTCCCACCGCCGCGGTCGGGGCGGTGCTGTATGGGTTCGAGTCACTGGACAACATCGCGGCCTACAAAACGGCGTACGCCGCAGGCGAGAAGTTGCAGGATGCGTTCCTGTATCTCGATCGCGACGCTCCCGCCACGGGCAGACGGCAGGCGCGCGGGGACACGACCTTCGTCGCCGTGCCAGACAGCGCGGCGGCCGGTCAGGTCGCCGAGGAACTGGCGGCCGGCGGCGTCACTCTTTTTGAGCTGTACGCCGGGCTCGGCCCGCACGATGCAGCTGCGGTCTGGCGGGGTGCAGCACGCGTCCGCTCAGACGTCGCGGTCGGACTCGCGACGTACCCGTCCCCGCTCGCCTGA